A portion of the Vanessa atalanta chromosome 14, ilVanAtal1.2, whole genome shotgun sequence genome contains these proteins:
- the LOC125068595 gene encoding golgin subfamily A member 4 isoform X1 yields MGNLLSGASTESNASTLNNVASESNTMENVNILVDNDEPVIEEQFHDIISDDEETRVKNKEKEMNEFRKQLSIKREQRKEILARHRSEKKDLENALQDEKESKIQLCETNRLLRELLKKNNIEIPENIEPVNEKSYISESITQMRAEIEKLKSNNNKLRCDLANSNHALQTAYTDIAELSAQNTESIKQVNALKEVITVSKTLISLREQQLTELKDKLNEIEQSLADRETNMLSADLRQEYERQLQNIRTLRGLYEERARLADVSRQALARDLEEQKLLLEAETNKTTDLTNKIEELETKISDLEEAVDDKNNLISASREETRGLKAEMLVINKLFSQVLLGYKNKQDLDKLVHRLEENHGLLTQMAGRENGSEVSTELPKLLLEIVSQIDEDDNNDLNMTNEEIPIAENDSQNFVNTTPEEIVENLPKVWRVLMELLSHQSEADTNTSEKVTTCYKSVETKSGPVLVPSVSQTYIRLKDLILEKLTLIKEVSRMKQLNTHLESRLEEQERRLCLVTNELSKTWHVVGRLRRHHHQLHTHEKILKYELQQKRKLLNELKEELEYCREKWEQAREKNTQSEKDWRKLRTEFSNRKLKPEQAALNNSAESGYSDERPSDSSESNDESEYVEMKVKCKKKQKKSFETIIDSSTDFNLAAEREDPASDLLDVAELPLDTQDDNPECDVSDLCKSEIILKDVKVYDETEDEIADMANDSCLEDISMAESPVADKSTCDNTNIQTTNLSNLDNNSVDPLDEVPTRSNQSEDKTEMINFEHIEDKSNYSECKSDSDKNINETQIHLNLCNDISEIPDCKSTENVPQSSTQHSEQITEIDFSAILENVKKQNERLQIKDKRLDSLENECSSVVANISNTLNSGDKMIAKLDSLHTNFKQSVPDQPQLPKQENICSNENQNPDLEEPSSSRDIDHEARFAARDIRLKRLEEQTKSLVSKVNKTATKGVKIHYKLEELHNIYGSENSRSGTPSEDTEDISQNDDEMPNE; encoded by the exons ATGGGAAACTTACTCAGTGGTGCTTCAACAGAGAGTAACGCTTCAACTTTAAACAACGTAGCAAGTGAGAGTAACACAATGGAAAACGTCAACATCTTAGTTGATAACGATGAACCAGTCATTGAAGAACAGTTCCATGACATTATTAGTGATGATGAAGAAACACGtgttaaaaataaggaaaaagaAATGAATGAATTCAGAAAACAGTTAAGTATCAAACGCGaacaaagaaaagaaatattagCTCGACATAGATCTGAAAAGAAAGATTTAGAGAATGCTTTACAAGATGAAAAAGAGtctaaaatacaattatgtgaAACAAATAGACTTCTTCGCGAACTATTGAAGAAAAATAACATTGAGATACCAGAAAATATAGAACCTGTTAACGAAAAATCTTATATCTCAGAGTCTATAACACAAATGAGAGCAGAAATCGAAAAATTAAAAtccaacaataataaattaagatgtGATTTAGCAAATTCAAATCATGCACTTCAAACAGCATACACAGATATTGCAGAATTAAGTGCTCAAAATACAGAATCTATTAAGCAAGTTAACGCACTGAAAGAAGTTATAACAGTAAGCAAAACATTGATCAGCCTTCGTGAACAACAACTTACTGAG ttAAAAGATAAACTTAACGAAATAGAACAATCTCTTGCTGATAGAGAAACAAACATGCTATCAGCTGATTTAAGACAAGAATACGAACGGCAGTTACAAAATATCCGGACATTACGTGGGTTATATGAAGAGCGAGCTAGATTAGCAGATGTATCAAGACAAGCTCTCGCCAGAGATTTAGAAGAGCAAAAACTGCTTCTTGAGGCCGAAACTAATAA AACGACTGATTTAACCAATAAAATTGAGGAACTTGAAACCAAGATCAGCGACTTAGAAGAAGCAGTTGACGACAAAAATAACTTGATATCTGCTTCTCGCGAGGAAACACGAGGATTAAAAGCAGAAATGTTGGTTATTAATAAG TTATTTTCGCAAGTATTATTGGGTTACAAAAATAAGCAAGATTTAGACAAACTAGTGCACCGTCTGGAAGAAAACCACGGCTTACTAACGCAAATGGCCGGAAGAGAGAATGGTTCAGAAGTATCTACAGAACTACCAAAATTATTGTTGGAGATCGTCAGCCAAATAGACGAGGACGACAATAATGACTTGAATATGACTAACGAAGAAATCCCGATTGCAGAAAATGATTCCCAAAACTTtg tCAATACAACACCTGAAGAAATAGTTGAGAATCTTCCGAAAGTCTGGCGCGTTTTAATGGAACTATTAAGTCATCAAAGCGAAGCTGACACCAATACCTCTGAGAAAGTAACAACCTGTTACAAGTCTGTCGAAACAAAATCAGGACCCGTTCTTGTGCCAAGTGTTAGTCAAACTTATATAAGGCTTAag GATTTGATTCTTGAAAAATTGACTTTGATCAAAGAAGTTAGCCGTATGAAACAACTGAATACACATCTAGAATCACGTTTAGAAGAACAAGAAAGGAGACTTTGTCTGGTCACAAACGAATTAAGTAAGACCTGGCACGTTGTCGGTAGGCTACGACGTCACCATCATCAATTACATACCCATGAAAAGATACTGAAATACGAACTACAACAAAAACGAAAATTACTGAATGAGCTTAAGGAAGAGCTTGAATATTGCCGTGAAAAATGGGAACAGGCGAGAGAGAAAAATACTCAATCTGAAAAAGACTGGCGTAAACTACGAACTGAGTTTTCAAACAGAAAATTAAAGCCAGAGCAAGCCGCTTTAAATAATTCTGCTGAGAGTGGTTATAGTGATGAGAGACCATCGGATTCATCGGAGTCAAATGATGAAAGTGAGTATGTTGAGATGAaggtaaaatgtaaaaagaagCAAAAAAAGTCATTTGAAACTATTATAGACTCAAGTACTGATTTTAATTTGGCTGCAGAAAGGGAAGATCCTGCAAGTGATTTGTTAGATGTAGCAGAACTTCCACTAGATACTCAAGACGATAATCCCGAATGCGACGTGTCAGATTTATGTAAAAGTGAGATTATCTTAAAAGATGTAAAAGTTTACGACGAAACTGAAGATGAAATAGCTGATATGGCTAATGATTCGTGCTTAGAAGACATTTCCATGGCAGAAAGTCCCGTTGCAGATAAATCTACATGtgataatacaaatattcaaacaaCCAACTTAAGTAATCTGGATAATAATTCTGTAGATCCCCTCGATGAGGTACCGACACGAAGCAACCAAAGCGAAGATAAAACGGAGATGATAAACTTTGAACACATCGAAGACAAAAGTAATTACTCTGAATGTAAGAGCGActctgataaaaatattaatgaaacgcAAATACACTTAAATCTATGTAACGATATAAGCGAAATTCCTGATTGTAAGTCAACAGAAAATGTACCTCAAAGTTCCACACAACATTCAGAACAAATTACTGAAATCGATTTTAGCGCAATattagaaaatgtaaaaaaacaaaatgaacgaCTTCAGATTAAAGACAAACGCTTAGATAGTTTAGAGAATGAATGTTCATCTGTTGTTGCAAATATATCTAATACTCTTAACTCTGGAGATAAAATGATTGCTAAACTAGATAGTTTGCATACAAATTTCAAACAAAGCGTACCAGATCAACCACAGTTACCAAAACAAGAAAACATATGCagtaatgaaaatcaaaatcctGATTTAGAAGAACCATCATCGTCCAGAGATATTGACCATGAAGCTAGATTTGCCGCCCGTGATATACGATTGAAAAGATTGGAAGAGCAAACAAAATCTTTAgtgagtaaagtaaataaaaccgCAACGAAAGGTGTGAAAATCCATTACAAGCTAGAAGAACTGCATAATATTTATGGTTCTGAAAATTCGCGGTCCGGAACACCATCAGAAGATACTGAAGATATTTCACAAAATGATGATGAAATGCCAAACGAATAA
- the LOC125068595 gene encoding golgin subfamily A member 4 isoform X2 → MGNLLSGASTESNASTLNNVASESNTMENVNILVDNDEPVIEEQFHDIISDDEETRVKNKEKEMNEFRKQLSIKREQRKEILARHRSEKKDLENALQDEKESKIQLCETNRLLRELLKKNNIEIPENIEPVNEKSYISESITQMRAEIEKLKSNNNKLRCDLANSNHALQTAYTDIAELSAQNTESIKQVNALKEVITVSKTLISLREQQLTELKDKLNEIEQSLADRETNMLSADLRQEYERQLQNIRTLRGLYEERARLADVSRQALARDLEEQKLLLEAETNKTTDLTNKIEELETKISDLEEAVDDKNNLISASREETRGLKAEMLVINKLFSQVLLGYKNKQDLDKLVHRLEENHGLLTQMAGRENGSEVSTELPKLLLEIVSQIDEDDNNDLNMTNEEIPIAENDSQNFVNTTPEEIVENLPKVWRVLMELLSHQSEADTNTSEKVTTCYKSVETKSGPVLVPSVSQTYIRLKDLILEKLTLIKEVSRMKQLNTHLESRLEEQERRLCLVTNELSKTWHVVGRLRRHHHQLHTHEKILKYELQQKRKLLNELKEELEYCREKWEQAREKNTQSEKDWRKLRTEFSNRKLKPEQAALNNSAESGYSDERPSDSSESNDEKREDPASDLLDVAELPLDTQDDNPECDVSDLCKSEIILKDVKVYDETEDEIADMANDSCLEDISMAESPVADKSTCDNTNIQTTNLSNLDNNSVDPLDEVPTRSNQSEDKTEMINFEHIEDKSNYSECKSDSDKNINETQIHLNLCNDISEIPDCKSTENVPQSSTQHSEQITEIDFSAILENVKKQNERLQIKDKRLDSLENECSSVVANISNTLNSGDKMIAKLDSLHTNFKQSVPDQPQLPKQENICSNENQNPDLEEPSSSRDIDHEARFAARDIRLKRLEEQTKSLVSKVNKTATKGVKIHYKLEELHNIYGSENSRSGTPSEDTEDISQNDDEMPNE, encoded by the exons ATGGGAAACTTACTCAGTGGTGCTTCAACAGAGAGTAACGCTTCAACTTTAAACAACGTAGCAAGTGAGAGTAACACAATGGAAAACGTCAACATCTTAGTTGATAACGATGAACCAGTCATTGAAGAACAGTTCCATGACATTATTAGTGATGATGAAGAAACACGtgttaaaaataaggaaaaagaAATGAATGAATTCAGAAAACAGTTAAGTATCAAACGCGaacaaagaaaagaaatattagCTCGACATAGATCTGAAAAGAAAGATTTAGAGAATGCTTTACAAGATGAAAAAGAGtctaaaatacaattatgtgaAACAAATAGACTTCTTCGCGAACTATTGAAGAAAAATAACATTGAGATACCAGAAAATATAGAACCTGTTAACGAAAAATCTTATATCTCAGAGTCTATAACACAAATGAGAGCAGAAATCGAAAAATTAAAAtccaacaataataaattaagatgtGATTTAGCAAATTCAAATCATGCACTTCAAACAGCATACACAGATATTGCAGAATTAAGTGCTCAAAATACAGAATCTATTAAGCAAGTTAACGCACTGAAAGAAGTTATAACAGTAAGCAAAACATTGATCAGCCTTCGTGAACAACAACTTACTGAG ttAAAAGATAAACTTAACGAAATAGAACAATCTCTTGCTGATAGAGAAACAAACATGCTATCAGCTGATTTAAGACAAGAATACGAACGGCAGTTACAAAATATCCGGACATTACGTGGGTTATATGAAGAGCGAGCTAGATTAGCAGATGTATCAAGACAAGCTCTCGCCAGAGATTTAGAAGAGCAAAAACTGCTTCTTGAGGCCGAAACTAATAA AACGACTGATTTAACCAATAAAATTGAGGAACTTGAAACCAAGATCAGCGACTTAGAAGAAGCAGTTGACGACAAAAATAACTTGATATCTGCTTCTCGCGAGGAAACACGAGGATTAAAAGCAGAAATGTTGGTTATTAATAAG TTATTTTCGCAAGTATTATTGGGTTACAAAAATAAGCAAGATTTAGACAAACTAGTGCACCGTCTGGAAGAAAACCACGGCTTACTAACGCAAATGGCCGGAAGAGAGAATGGTTCAGAAGTATCTACAGAACTACCAAAATTATTGTTGGAGATCGTCAGCCAAATAGACGAGGACGACAATAATGACTTGAATATGACTAACGAAGAAATCCCGATTGCAGAAAATGATTCCCAAAACTTtg tCAATACAACACCTGAAGAAATAGTTGAGAATCTTCCGAAAGTCTGGCGCGTTTTAATGGAACTATTAAGTCATCAAAGCGAAGCTGACACCAATACCTCTGAGAAAGTAACAACCTGTTACAAGTCTGTCGAAACAAAATCAGGACCCGTTCTTGTGCCAAGTGTTAGTCAAACTTATATAAGGCTTAag GATTTGATTCTTGAAAAATTGACTTTGATCAAAGAAGTTAGCCGTATGAAACAACTGAATACACATCTAGAATCACGTTTAGAAGAACAAGAAAGGAGACTTTGTCTGGTCACAAACGAATTAAGTAAGACCTGGCACGTTGTCGGTAGGCTACGACGTCACCATCATCAATTACATACCCATGAAAAGATACTGAAATACGAACTACAACAAAAACGAAAATTACTGAATGAGCTTAAGGAAGAGCTTGAATATTGCCGTGAAAAATGGGAACAGGCGAGAGAGAAAAATACTCAATCTGAAAAAGACTGGCGTAAACTACGAACTGAGTTTTCAAACAGAAAATTAAAGCCAGAGCAAGCCGCTTTAAATAATTCTGCTGAGAGTGGTTATAGTGATGAGAGACCATCGGATTCATCGGAGTCAAATGATGAAA AAAGGGAAGATCCTGCAAGTGATTTGTTAGATGTAGCAGAACTTCCACTAGATACTCAAGACGATAATCCCGAATGCGACGTGTCAGATTTATGTAAAAGTGAGATTATCTTAAAAGATGTAAAAGTTTACGACGAAACTGAAGATGAAATAGCTGATATGGCTAATGATTCGTGCTTAGAAGACATTTCCATGGCAGAAAGTCCCGTTGCAGATAAATCTACATGtgataatacaaatattcaaacaaCCAACTTAAGTAATCTGGATAATAATTCTGTAGATCCCCTCGATGAGGTACCGACACGAAGCAACCAAAGCGAAGATAAAACGGAGATGATAAACTTTGAACACATCGAAGACAAAAGTAATTACTCTGAATGTAAGAGCGActctgataaaaatattaatgaaacgcAAATACACTTAAATCTATGTAACGATATAAGCGAAATTCCTGATTGTAAGTCAACAGAAAATGTACCTCAAAGTTCCACACAACATTCAGAACAAATTACTGAAATCGATTTTAGCGCAATattagaaaatgtaaaaaaacaaaatgaacgaCTTCAGATTAAAGACAAACGCTTAGATAGTTTAGAGAATGAATGTTCATCTGTTGTTGCAAATATATCTAATACTCTTAACTCTGGAGATAAAATGATTGCTAAACTAGATAGTTTGCATACAAATTTCAAACAAAGCGTACCAGATCAACCACAGTTACCAAAACAAGAAAACATATGCagtaatgaaaatcaaaatcctGATTTAGAAGAACCATCATCGTCCAGAGATATTGACCATGAAGCTAGATTTGCCGCCCGTGATATACGATTGAAAAGATTGGAAGAGCAAACAAAATCTTTAgtgagtaaagtaaataaaaccgCAACGAAAGGTGTGAAAATCCATTACAAGCTAGAAGAACTGCATAATATTTATGGTTCTGAAAATTCGCGGTCCGGAACACCATCAGAAGATACTGAAGATATTTCACAAAATGATGATGAAATGCCAAACGAATAA
- the LOC125068596 gene encoding organic solute transporter alpha-like protein, which translates to MDLLSAESSRQRVLAARHISAETSLPEVNNAINTTLLCHSYSLQPDFVSYLAVLKSNAWIIWSCGLVVVLTLCLLYILTLRSALRYWKESSTSLAIVLAVYPLVAAMALLTTILPRVRIIAEAITQEAVMVAMYHFYFLIIAECGGTNQLVRRSEGSQMETRVLPCCCWPCCILPRPQVQKRSLTWLRYLVLQMPVIQAILYLIVLILWAEDMMLYLNSFIYIQPFIAVSILSGVWGVIMCVRAAEATGSTPRPRFLALQLVLLIVKLQCGFAKIVPELFDLPCIVALHPSVFVNMIQNIIMIFEMLLLSIWAWRLYSVPSGKMADKVQHIVVAVLEDSLTSNEKIKEADTCSNKTNIKRDEINY; encoded by the exons ATGGATTTGTTAAGTGCCGAAAGTAGCAGACAGAGAGTTTTGGCAGCTCGTCACATAAGTGCTGAGACATCATTGCCAGAAGTAAACAATGCGATTAATACAACTTTATTGTGCCATAGCTATAGCCTTCAGCCTGATTTCGTCTCATATTTGGCAG TTCTCAAATCCAACGCATGGATTATATGGTCCTGTGGACTAGTGGTGGTGCTAACATTATGTCTTCTCTATATCTTAACCCTACGGTCTGCGTTACGCTATTGGAAGGAGTCGAGCACAAGTTTAGCCATTGTTTTGGCTGTTTATCCA TTGGTCGCAGCAATGGCTCTACTTACAACCATTTTGCCTCGAGTACGAATCATAGCTGAGGCGATCACCCAAGAGGCTGTAATGGTGGCAATGTATCATTTCTATTTTCTAATCATCGCCGAGTGTGGAGGTACTAATCAACTCGTCAG ACGATCTGAAGGGTCTCAAATGGAGACCAGGGTGTTACCATGCTGTTGCTGGCCTTGTTGCATCTTGCCGAGGCCGCAAGTACAAAA aagGAGTTTAACTTGGTTGCGATATCTGGTGCTGCAGATGCCTGTAATCCAAGCTATATTGTACTTGATTGTTCTAATTCTTTGGGCTGAAGATATG ATGTTATACCTGAACAGTTTTATCTACATTCAACCGTTCATCGCCGTCTCGATATTGTCAGGTGTATGGGGTGTAATAATGTGCGTGCGCGCAGCTGAGGCTACAGGATCCACTCCCAGGCCCAGATTCTTAGCCTTGCAGCTAGTTCTTTTGATTGTTAAATTACAATGTGGCTTTGCAAAAATTGTCCCGGAGTTGTTTGATTTGCCTTGCATAGTGGCTTTGCATCCTTCAGTATTTGTTAATA tgatacaaaatattataatgatttttgagATGTTATTATTGTCGATATGGGCTTGGCGATTGTATAGTGTGCCATCAGGAAAGATGGCGGATAAAGTACAGCACATAGTGGTCGCAGTACTTGAAGACAGTCTCACTAGCAACGAGAAAATAAAAGAAGCAGATACATGCAGcaacaaaacaaatatcaaacgtgatgaaataaattactaa
- the LOC125068683 gene encoding xaa-Pro dipeptidase, which translates to MIDSWSMGPGTLEVPLSLFAKNRQRLAEKLQSGQVVVLQGGDSISHYDTDIEYVFRQEAYFTWVCGVREPGCFFALDVKTGKAHLFVPRLPEEYEVWMGKLLTPSEFKKIYGVEEVHYVDELTDVLKSLKPDVLLTLSGPNSDSGLTAKEAVFEGIDEFNVDNEILFPIIAELRVIKTPEEIEVMRYVCKISSDAHKQVMLFTRPGLIEYQCESVFLDHCYRVGGCRHVSYTCICGSGHNGATLHYGHAAAPNAKMVHDGDMCLFDMGGNYAGYAADITCSFPANGKFTDDQKLIYEAVLKARDAVVREAKPGVLWTDMHLTANRAMLEHLKEGNLLKGDVEKMIEHGVNGILQPHGLGHLLGLDVHDVGGYLPHCPPRERGPLARLRTARALQAGMVLTIEPGCYFIARLLDGAQKNPQQSQFFNWDRVNQFRGFGGVRIEDDVLITENGVENLTFVPRTVEEIEDFMANGANFK; encoded by the exons ATGATAGATTCATGGTCGATGGGTCCCGGTACATTAGAAGTACCATTGTCGTTGTTTGCTAAAAACAGACAAAGGCTTGCAGAAAAACTTCAGAGTGGACAAGTTGTTGTGTTACAAGGAGGTGACAGCATCAGCCATTATGACACTGATATTGAGTATGTTTTCAGACAG gaAGCATATTTTACTTGGGTGTGTGGTGTTCGTGAGCCTGGCTGCTTCTTTGCCTTAGATGTCAAAACCGGAAAGGCACATTTGTTTGTGCCAAGGCTACCAGAAGAATATGAAGTTTGGATGGGTAAACTACTCACACCATCAgagtttaagaaaatatatggaGTTGAAGAAGTTCATTATGTAGATGAG cttACAGATGTACTGAAATCCCTAAAACCTGATGTCTTACTCACTCTT agTGGGCCCAATTCGGACAGTGGCTTAACAGCTAAAGAAGCAGTATTTGAGGGTATTGATGA attcaaCGTAGACAATGAAATTCTATTTCCGATTATTGCTGAACT aCGAGTGATAAAGACTCCGGAGGAGATTGAAGTAATGAGATATGTCTGCAAAATATCGTCAGATGCACATAAACAG GTGATGCTGTTCACGCGGCCCGGCCTCATCGAGTACCAGTGCGAGTCCGTGTTCCTGGACCACTGCTACCGCGTGGGCGGCTGCCGGCACGTGTCGTACACCTGCATCTGCGGCTCCGGACACAACGGCGCCACGCTGCACTACGGACACGCCGCCGCGCCCAACGCCAAGATGGTGCACGACGGCGACATGTG tttgttCGACATGGGCGGCAACTACGCAGGCTACGCCGCGGACATCACGTGCTCCTTCCCCGCCAACGGCAAGTTCACTGACGACCAGAAGTTGATCTACGAAGCTGTACTTAAAGCCCGAGACGCAGTCGTCAG GGAAGCGAAGCCGGGAGTGCTTTGGACTGATATGCATTTGACAGCTAATCGTGCAATGTTGGAGCATTTGAAAGAAGGCAACTTACTGAAAGGAGATGTGGAGAAGATGATTGAG cacgGCGTTAACGGTATCCTCCAGCCACACGGTCTCGGTCACCTGCTGGGCCTGGACGTGCACGACGTGGGGGGATACCTGCCGCACTGCCCGCCCAGAGAGCGAGGCCCGCTCGCTAGACTGCGGACAGCTCGCGCTTTGCAGGCAGGCATGGTCCTTACCATAGAGCCTGGCTGCTACTTCATAGCgaga CTTCTGGACGGAGCTCAGAAGAACCCGCAGCAATCGCAATTCTTCAATTGGGATAGAGTTAATCAATTCAGAGGGTTTGGAGGAGTTCGCATCGAGGATGATGTACTCATTACAGAAAACGGAGTTGAAAATTTAACTTTCGTACCAAGAAC tgTCGAAGAAATTGAAGATTTTATGGCAAATGGTGcaaacttcaaataa
- the LOC125068682 gene encoding ankyrin-1-like: protein MDFSSLNPITSNALNLAARNNDVKAVERLLKKINPNCIDNRGWTCLHEAAANDSYQSLQLILKHKHIRPLVETHEGHTALYLACRYKSSIQTIKAMLESVPDIANYGSTEDVTPLHISSAQGRVEVIQLLLDYGAIIDVQDFDGDTPLHDAALGQQYDAVAALLHAGADPEIKNEANYVPFHLACYKGCFETVKNLYPFINDVNEVTMNGDSPLILATQGCNDEIVKFLLQRGADPHIKNKYGDLALTMALNMGHSSSFKILLTVTDLKKIDQNIILYACKPHYFKLEILESLLTHDIGPDFFDFFEQFHVTLEQIGEFQPSYLTNAPINSYLNICEYIYQQSQDKFQQFFYLFLMRGLMVDALDINECPPLVYIHYCMHTACFRDVFQILREHGCNVDYCSSMSNISTKRFIPDAFLASLTSDPATLVVMLPYSLHCDPEYLLQFACKYGLLGRIPQHVQDQLIAMIDENLEGINAEALSYSTLPLKHLCRQKIRSLIRNTNGNLFSTNQFLNTLHRIEIPRCLKEYIRFL from the exons ATGGATTTTAGTTCTTTAAACCCGATCACATCCAATGCGCTTAATCTTGCTGCAAGAAATAATGATGTAAAAGCGGTCGAaagattacttaaaaaaattaacccgAACTGCATCGACAATCGAGGCTGGACGTGTCTTCATGAAGCTGCAGCAAATGACAGTTATCAAAGTCtacagttaattttaaaacacaagCATATTAGACCTTTAGTAGAAACTCACGAAGGCCATACCGCGCTTTATCTAGCATGTCGGTACAAGAGTTCCATCCAGACGATAAAAGCCATGCTGGAAAGTGTGCCTGACATTGCTAATTACGGAAGCACTGAAGATGTTACGCCTCTGCATATTTCAAGTGCCCAAGGTAGGGTGGAAGTGATACAGCTGTTATTAGATTATGGAGCTATAATTGATGTTCAAGATTTTGATGGAGATACTCCTTTGCACGATGCTGCACTTGGCCAACAATATGATGCTGTGGCTGCATTGTTACATGCAGGAGCTGAtccagaaataaaaaatgaggcTAATTATGTGCCATTTCATCTAGCTTGCTACAAAGGATGTTTTGAAACTGTAAAAAATTTATATCCATTTATTAATGATGTTAATGAAGTCACAATGAATGGTGATAGCCCCCTCATTTTAGCGACACAAGGTTGTAATgatgaaattgttaaatttctGTTACAAAGAGGTGCAGATccccatataaaaaataaatatggtgaCCTAGCATTAACAATGGCTTTGAATATGGGACATAGttcaagttttaaaatattactcacGGTCACAGATCTAAAGAAAAttgatcaaaatataatattatatgcttgCAAGCCCCATTACTTCAAATTAGAAATACTCGAAAGTCTTTTGACACATGATATAGGACcagatttttttgatttttttgaacAGTTTCATGTCACACTAGAACAAATTGGTGAATTTCAGCCTTCATATCTTACAAATGCACCCATAAATTCATACTTGAACATTTGCGAATATATTTATCAGCAGTCTCAGGATAAGTTTCAACAgttcttttatttgtttctaatgCGTGGGCTTATGGTTGATGCTTTGGATATCAATGAGTGTCCACCTcttgtatacatacattattgtaTGCACACTGCATGCTTTAGAGAT gtATTTCAAATACTTAGGGAACATGGCTGCAATGTCGATTACTGTAGCTCCATGTCCAACATTAGTACAAAGAGATTTATACCGGATGCTTTTCTTGCATCTCTCACAAGTGACCCTGCTACATTGGTTGTTATGTTGCCGTATAGCTTGCACTGTGATCCtgaatatttgttacagttTGCCTGTAAATATGGATTGTTAGGCAGAATACCACAACAC GTACAAGATCAATTAATAGCAATGATTGATGAAAATTTGGAGGGTATCAATGCAGAAGCACTCTCATACTCAACTTTACCATTAAAGCATTTGTGTCGGCAAAAAATTAGATCACTTATAAGAAACACAAatggtaatttatttagtacaaATCAATTTCTTAATACTCTTCACAGAATAGAAATACCTCGatgtttaaaagaatatatacgtttcctttaa